In a genomic window of Mus pahari chromosome 8, PAHARI_EIJ_v1.1, whole genome shotgun sequence:
- the Arhgef40 gene encoding rho guanine nucleotide exchange factor 40 isoform X5: MEPEPVEDCVQSTLAALYPPFEATAPTLLGQVFQVVERTYQEDALRYTLDFLVPAKHLLAKVQQEACAQYSGFLFFHEGWPLCLHEQVVVQLAALPWQLLRPGDFYLQVVPSAAQAPRLALKCLAPGGGRVQELPVPSEACAYLFTPEWLQGINKDRPTGRLSTCLLSAPSGIQRLPWAELVCPRFVHKEGLMVGHQPSTLPPELPSGPPGLPSSPLPEEVLGTRSPGDGHNAPAEGPEGEYVELLEVTLPVRGSPVDAEASGLSRTRTVPARKSTGGKGRHRRHRAWMNQKGLGSRDQDGARPPGEGSSTGASSDSPSGAEADPDATALQAADPPAEALGEDPESCLLSGEAVGGVGQGAEGPPGTPRRTGKGNRRKKRAAGRGAGNRGGESTSLSPRDKEETRQQEVLVSLPSPSEQEPAECSLVKEKEDCGKPESEPKEELKPADEKEPAPPEGYEPPEEEIKESGKEELTSECTAGSTGPEWFASEPPTQPLETVQDVKGDSLPEETPPVSVLDDPVVAWDLMASGFFVLTGGVDQTGRALLTITPPPPCLPEESSPSQETLSTALRYLHSLLRPDLQLLGLAILLDLRKAPPLPPALLPALSQLQDSGEPPLIQRLVILIHEDPPAELCGFQGAELLSEKDLKRVAKPEELQWDLGGHRDLSPNHWAEIHQEVARLCTLCQGVLTSVRQAIEELEGTAEPKEEEAVGMPEPLQKVLADPRLTALQRNGGAILMRLRSTHSSKLEGPGPAELYQEVDEAIHQLVRLSNLRVQQQEQRQRLRQVRQVLQWLSGPGEEQLASFAMPGNSLSVLQETELRFRAFSTEVQERLVQAREALALEEDITSQKVLDIFEQRLEQVESGLHRALRLQRFFQQAHEWVDEGSARLAGAGPGREALLAALALRRAPEPSAGTFQEMRALALDLGSPAALREWGRCRARCQELERRIQQQLGEEASPRSHRRRRADSASSAGAQHGAHSPSPSLSSLLLPSSPGPRAAPSHCSLTPCGEDYEEEGLELTPETDGRPPRAVLIRGLEVTSTEVVDRTCSPREHVLLGRAGGQDGPWGIGTPRMERKRSISAQQRLVSELIACEQEYVTTLNEPVPPPGPELTPELRCAWAAALSVRERLRSFHGTHFLQELHGCAAHPLRIGACFLRHGDQFNLYAQFVKHRHKLESGLAAFTPSVKGCMEGSPCLPRALQQPLEQLARYGQLLEELLREAGPELSSERQALRAAVQLLQEQEARGRDLLAVEAVRGCEIDLKEQGQLLHRDPFTVICGRKKCLRHVFLFEDLLLFSKFKGSEGGSETFVYKQAFKTADMGLTENIGDSGLCFELWFRRRRAREAYTLQATSPETKLKWTSSIAQLLWRQAAHNKELRVQQMVSMGIGNKPFLDIKALGERTLSALLTGRASETLDSSGDVSPGPRNSPSLQPPNPGSSTPALTSGGILGLSRQAWLRGIKSHSRALSDPTTPL; encoded by the exons ATG GAGCCTGAACCAGTGGAGGACTGTGTGCAGAGCACGCTTGCTGCCTTGTACCCACCCTTTGAAGCCACAGCCCCAACCCTGTTGGGCCAGGTGTTCCAGGTGGTGGAGAGGACGTACCAGGAGGATGCGCTGAGGTACACGCTGGACTTCCTGGTACCCGCTAAACACCTGCTTGCCAAGGTCCAGCAGGAAGCCTGT GCCCAGTATAGTGGATTCCTCTTCTTCCACGAGGGCTGGCCACTCTGCTTGCATGAGCAGGTGGTAGTGCAGCTAGCAGCCCTTCCCTGGCAGCTGCTGCGCCCTGGAGACTTCTACCTGCAAGTAGTGCCTTCAGCAGCCCAGGCACCTCGGTTGGCCCTGAAATGTCTGGCTCCAGGAGGTGGGCGGGTACAGGAGCTCCCAGTGCCCAGTGAAGCCTGTGCCTACCTCTTCACACCTGAGTGGCTACAAGGCATTAACAAGGACCGACCAACCGGGCGCCTCAGCACCTGCCTTCTGTCTGCACCCTCCGGGATCCAGCGGCTGCCCTGGGCTGAGCTCGTCTGCCCAAGATTTGTACACAAAGAGGGCCTCATGGTGGGACATCAGCCAAGTACACTGCCCCCAGAACTGCCCTCTGGACCTCCAGGGCTTCCTAGCTCTCCACTCCCTGAGGAGGTACTTGGTACCCGGAGTCCTGGGGATGGACACAATGCTCCTGCAGAAGGTCCCGAGGGTGAATATGTGGAGCTGTTGGAGGTGACACTGCCAGTGAGGGGAAGCCCCGTAGACGCTGAGGCCTCGGGCCTCTCCCGGACCCGCACAGTACCCGCTCGTAAGAGTACTGGAGGGAAGGGCAGGCACCGGAGACACAGGGCGTGGATGAATCAGAAAGGCCTGGGATCTCGGGATCAGGATGGGGCACGGCCGCCTGGCGAGGGAAGTAGCACCGGAGCCTCTTCCGACTCACCTTCAGGTGCTGAGGCAGACCCAGATGCCACAGCCCTCCAGGCAGCTGATCCCCCCGCGGAGGCTCTGGGGGAAGACCCTGAATCCTGCCTCCTGTCAggggaggctgtgggaggagTGGGCCAGGGGGCTGAAGGGCCACCTGGAACCCCTCGAAGAACCggcaaaggaaacagaagaaagaagcgAGCTGCAGGCAGAGGTGCTGGAAACCGGGGAGGGGAGAGTACCTCACTCAGCCCCAGGGACAAAGAGGAGACTAGACAGCAGGAAGTCCTTGTCAGTCTGCCCTCACCCAGTGAACAGGAACCTGCAGAATGCAGCCTGGTCAAGGAGAAGGAGGATTGTGGCAAGCCAGAGTCTGAACCAAAAGAGGAACTCAAGCCAGCAGATGAGAAAGAGCCTGCACCCCCAGAAGGCTATGAGCCTCCAGAAGAGGAGATCAAagagagtgggaaagaggagTTGACCTCGGAGTGTACGGCAG GATCCACAGGTCCAGAGTGGTTCGCATCTGAGCCCCCAACGCAGCCCCTAGAGACTGTGCAGGATGTAAAAGGAGACAGTCTTCCAGAAGAAACTCCTCCGGTTTCTGTTTTGGATGACCCAGTTGTAGCTTGGGACTTGATGGCATCTGGATTCTTCGTTCTGACTG GAGGGGTAGATCAGACTGGGCGAGCTCTACTGACGATCACACCTCCACCTCCGTGCCTTCCTGAGGAGTCCTCACCCTCCCAAGAGACACTGAGCACTGCTCTCCGTTACCTCCACTCACTGCTTAG GCCTGATCTGCAGTTACTGGGGCTGGCCATCCTCCTTGACCTTCGCAAGGCACCCCCACTGCCTCCAGCACTTCTTCCTGCCTTGAGTCAGCTTCAG GACTCAGGCGAGCCTCCGCTCATTCAGCGGCTGGTGATCCTCATTCATGAAGACCCTCCAGCGGAACTCTGTGGATTTCAG GGAGCTGAGTTGCTGTCAGAGAAGGACCTGAAAAGAGTGGCCAAGCCAGAGGAGCTACAGTGGGACTTAGGAGGTCACAGGGACCTCTCCCCCAACCACTGGGCAGAGATACATCAG GAAGTGGCAAGGCTGTGCACCTTGTGCCAAGGCGTGTTGACCTCTGTACGGCAGGCCATTGAGGAGCTAGAGGGAACAGCAGAACCCAAAGAAGAG GAGGCTGTGGGAATGCCTGAGCCCCTGCAAAAGGTGCTGGCAGATCCTCGGCTGACGGCGCTACAGAGGAACGGAGGAGCCATCCTGATGCGCCTGCGCTCCACCCATAGCAGCAA GCTAGAAGGCCCAGGCCCAGCTGAGCTATACCAGGAGGTAGATGAGGCCATTCACCAACTTGTGCGGCTGTCCAACCTACGAGTGCAGCAGCAGGAACAACGGCAGCGCCTGCGCCAAGTCCGGCAG GTGTTGCAGTGGCTGTCTGGCCCAGGGGAAGAGCAGCTGGCAAGCTTCGCCATGCCTGGGAACTCACTGTCAGTCTTGCAAGAGACAGAACTTCGATTCAGGGCTTTTAGCACAGAGGTGCAG GAGCGCCTAGTCCAAGCCCGGGAAGCTTTGGCACTGGAGGAGGACATTACCTCCCAGAAAGTTCTAGATATCTTTGAACAACGGCTGGAGCAGGTTGAGAGTGGCCTCCACCGGGCCCTCCGGCTACAGCGCTTCTTCCAGCAG GCACACGAATGGGTAGATGAGGGCTCTGCTCGGCTGGCAGGAGCTGGGCCTGGTCGTGAAGCTCTGCTGGCAGCCCTAGCCCTGCGGAGGGCCCCAGAGCCCAGTGCAGGCACCTTCCAAGAGATGCGAGCCCTGGCCCTGGACTTGGGCAGCCCCGCAGCCCTTCGAGAGTGGGGCCGATGTCGGGCACGCtgccaggaactggaaagaagGATTCAGCAGCAGCTGGGAGAGGAGGCCAGTCCTAGAAGCCACCGACGACGTCGGGCAGACAGTGCCAGCAGCGCAGGGGCCCAGCACGGAGCCCATAGCCCTTCACCCAGCCTCAGTTCCCTGCTGCTTCCCAGCAGCCCTGGGCCACGGGCAGCCCCATCACATTGCTCTCTGACCCCATGTGGGGAGGATTATGAGGAAGAAGGACTTGAGCTAACCCCAGAAACAGATGGAAGACCCCCAAGGGCTGTGCTAATCCGAGGACTGGAGGTCACCAGTACTGAAGTGGTAGACAGGACATGTTCACCCCGAGAACATGTACTATTGGGCCGGGCTGGAGGGCAAGATGGACCCTGGGGAATAGGTACCCCTCGAATGGAACGCAAACGAAGCATCAG CGCCCAGCAGCGTCTAGTGTCTGAACTGATTGCCTGTGAGCAGGAGTACGTAACCACTCTGAACGAGCCAGTGCCGCCGCCTGGGCCTGAGCTAACGCCTGAGCTTCGATGCGCCTGGGCTGCAGCCCTGAGTGTCCGAGAGAGGCTTCGCAGCTTCCACGGGACACACTTTCTACAAGAGCTTCATGGCTGCGCCGCCCACCCTCTGCGCATCGGGGCCTGCTTCCTTCGCCAT GGGGACCAGTTCAACCTCTATGCACAGTTTGTGAAGCACAGGCATAAACTGGAGAGTGGTCTGGCTGCGTTCACCCCCTCGGTCAAG GGTTGCATGGAGGGCAGCCCTTGCTTGCCCCGGGCCCTGCAGCAGCCACTGGAGCAGCTGGCTCGGTATGGACAACTCCTGGAGGAGCTCCTGAGGGAAGCCGGGCCTGAGCTCAGCTCGGAACGCCAGGCCCTCAGGGCCGCTGTACAGTTGCTCCAGGAACAAGAGGCCCGAGGCAGAGATCTGCTCGCTGTGGAAGCTGTTCGAGGCTGTGAG atAGATCTAAAGGAACAGGGACAGCTTTTGCATCGGGACCCTTTCACTGTCATCTGTGGCCGGAAAAAGTGCCTCCGACACGTCTTTCTCTTTGAGGACCTGCTCTTATTCAGCAAGTTCAAGGGTTCTGAAGGAGGATCCGAGACCTTCGTTTACAAGCAGGCTTTCAAG ACCGCTGACATGGGGCTGACAGAAAACATCGGGGACAGTGGACTCTGTTTCGAGCTATGGTTTCGTCGACGGCGTGCAAGAGAAGCATACACGTTGCAGGCTACTTCACCAGAGACCAAACTCAAGTGGACAAGCTCTATTGCCCAGCTGCTGTGGAGACAGGCGGCCCACAACAAGG AACTCCGAGTGCAGCAGATGGTTTCCATGGGCATTGGGAATAAACCTTTCCTGGACATTAAAGCCCTTGGGGAACGGACACTGAGTGCCCTGCTCACTGGAAGAG CCTCAGAAACACTTGACTCTTCTGGAGATGTGTCCCCAGGACCACGAAACAGCCCCAGCCTGCAGCCCCCCAACCCTGGGAGCAGTACTCCCGCTCTGACCAGTGGAGGGATCTTAGGGCTCTCCCGGCAG GCCTGGCTGAGAGGCATCAAG AGTCATTCCCGAGCCCTGAGTGACCCCACCACGCCTCTGTGA
- the Arhgef40 gene encoding rho guanine nucleotide exchange factor 40 isoform X3: MEPEPVEDCVQSTLAALYPPFEATAPTLLGQVFQVVERTYQEDALRYTLDFLVPAKHLLAKVQQEACAQYSGFLFFHEGWPLCLHEQVVVQLAALPWQLLRPGDFYLQVVPSAAQAPRLALKCLAPGGGRVQELPVPSEACAYLFTPEWLQGINKDRPTGRLSTCLLSAPSGIQRLPWAELVCPRFVHKEGLMVGHQPSTLPPELPSGPPGLPSSPLPEEVLGTRSPGDGHNAPAEGPEGEYVELLEVTLPVRGSPVDAEASGLSRTRTVPARKSTGGKGRHRRHRAWMNQKGLGSRDQDGARPPGEGSSTGASSDSPSGAEADPDATALQAADPPAEALGEDPESCLLSGEAVGGVGQGAEGPPGTPRRTGKGNRRKKRAAGRGAGNRGGESTSLSPRDKEETRQQEVLVSLPSPSEQEPAECSLVKEKEDCGKPESEPKEELKPADEKEPAPPEGYEPPEEEIKESGKEELTSECTAGSTGPEWFASEPPTQPLETVQDVKGDSLPEETPPVSVLDDPVVAWDLMASGFFVLTGGVDQTGRALLTITPPPPCLPEESSPSQETLSTALRYLHSLLRPDLQLLGLAILLDLRKAPPLPPALLPALSQLQDSGEPPLIQRLVILIHEDPPAELCGFQGAELLSEKDLKRVAKPEELQWDLGGHRDLSPNHWAEIHQEVARLCTLCQGVLTSVRQAIEELEGTAEPKEEEAVGMPEPLQKVLADPRLTALQRNGGAILMRLRSTHSSKLEGPGPAELYQEVDEAIHQLVRLSNLRVQQQEQRQRLRQVRQVLQWLSGPGEEQLASFAMPGNSLSVLQETELRFRAFSTEVQERLVQAREALALEEDITSQKVLDIFEQRLEQVESGLHRALRLQRFFQQAHEWVDEGSARLAGAGPGREALLAALALRRAPEPSAGTFQEMRALALDLGSPAALREWGRCRARCQELERRIQQQLGEEASPRSHRRRRADSASSAGAQHGAHSPSPSLSSLLLPSSPGPRAAPSHCSLTPCGEDYEEEGLELTPETDGRPPRAVLIRGLEVTSTEVVDRTCSPREHVLLGRAGGQDGPWGIGTPRMERKRSISAQQRLVSELIACEQEYVTTLNEPVPPPGPELTPELRCAWAAALSVRERLRSFHGTHFLQELHGCAAHPLRIGACFLRHGDQFNLYAQFVKHRHKLESGLAAFTPSVKGCMEGSPCLPRALQQPLEQLARYGQLLEELLREAGPELSSERQALRAAVQLLQEQEARGRDLLAVEAVRGCEIDLKEQGQLLHRDPFTVICGRKKCLRHVFLFEDLLLFSKFKGSEGGSETFVYKQAFKTADMGLTENIGDSGLCFELWFRRRRAREAYTLQATSPETKLKWTSSIAQLLWRQAAHNKELRVQQMVSMGIGNKPFLDIKALGERTLSALLTGRAARTRASVAVSSFEHAGPSLPGLSPGACSLPARVEEEAWDLDVKQISLASETLDSSGDVSPGPRNSPSLQPPNPGSSTPALTSGGILGLSRQSHSRALSDPTTPL; the protein is encoded by the exons ATG GAGCCTGAACCAGTGGAGGACTGTGTGCAGAGCACGCTTGCTGCCTTGTACCCACCCTTTGAAGCCACAGCCCCAACCCTGTTGGGCCAGGTGTTCCAGGTGGTGGAGAGGACGTACCAGGAGGATGCGCTGAGGTACACGCTGGACTTCCTGGTACCCGCTAAACACCTGCTTGCCAAGGTCCAGCAGGAAGCCTGT GCCCAGTATAGTGGATTCCTCTTCTTCCACGAGGGCTGGCCACTCTGCTTGCATGAGCAGGTGGTAGTGCAGCTAGCAGCCCTTCCCTGGCAGCTGCTGCGCCCTGGAGACTTCTACCTGCAAGTAGTGCCTTCAGCAGCCCAGGCACCTCGGTTGGCCCTGAAATGTCTGGCTCCAGGAGGTGGGCGGGTACAGGAGCTCCCAGTGCCCAGTGAAGCCTGTGCCTACCTCTTCACACCTGAGTGGCTACAAGGCATTAACAAGGACCGACCAACCGGGCGCCTCAGCACCTGCCTTCTGTCTGCACCCTCCGGGATCCAGCGGCTGCCCTGGGCTGAGCTCGTCTGCCCAAGATTTGTACACAAAGAGGGCCTCATGGTGGGACATCAGCCAAGTACACTGCCCCCAGAACTGCCCTCTGGACCTCCAGGGCTTCCTAGCTCTCCACTCCCTGAGGAGGTACTTGGTACCCGGAGTCCTGGGGATGGACACAATGCTCCTGCAGAAGGTCCCGAGGGTGAATATGTGGAGCTGTTGGAGGTGACACTGCCAGTGAGGGGAAGCCCCGTAGACGCTGAGGCCTCGGGCCTCTCCCGGACCCGCACAGTACCCGCTCGTAAGAGTACTGGAGGGAAGGGCAGGCACCGGAGACACAGGGCGTGGATGAATCAGAAAGGCCTGGGATCTCGGGATCAGGATGGGGCACGGCCGCCTGGCGAGGGAAGTAGCACCGGAGCCTCTTCCGACTCACCTTCAGGTGCTGAGGCAGACCCAGATGCCACAGCCCTCCAGGCAGCTGATCCCCCCGCGGAGGCTCTGGGGGAAGACCCTGAATCCTGCCTCCTGTCAggggaggctgtgggaggagTGGGCCAGGGGGCTGAAGGGCCACCTGGAACCCCTCGAAGAACCggcaaaggaaacagaagaaagaagcgAGCTGCAGGCAGAGGTGCTGGAAACCGGGGAGGGGAGAGTACCTCACTCAGCCCCAGGGACAAAGAGGAGACTAGACAGCAGGAAGTCCTTGTCAGTCTGCCCTCACCCAGTGAACAGGAACCTGCAGAATGCAGCCTGGTCAAGGAGAAGGAGGATTGTGGCAAGCCAGAGTCTGAACCAAAAGAGGAACTCAAGCCAGCAGATGAGAAAGAGCCTGCACCCCCAGAAGGCTATGAGCCTCCAGAAGAGGAGATCAAagagagtgggaaagaggagTTGACCTCGGAGTGTACGGCAG GATCCACAGGTCCAGAGTGGTTCGCATCTGAGCCCCCAACGCAGCCCCTAGAGACTGTGCAGGATGTAAAAGGAGACAGTCTTCCAGAAGAAACTCCTCCGGTTTCTGTTTTGGATGACCCAGTTGTAGCTTGGGACTTGATGGCATCTGGATTCTTCGTTCTGACTG GAGGGGTAGATCAGACTGGGCGAGCTCTACTGACGATCACACCTCCACCTCCGTGCCTTCCTGAGGAGTCCTCACCCTCCCAAGAGACACTGAGCACTGCTCTCCGTTACCTCCACTCACTGCTTAG GCCTGATCTGCAGTTACTGGGGCTGGCCATCCTCCTTGACCTTCGCAAGGCACCCCCACTGCCTCCAGCACTTCTTCCTGCCTTGAGTCAGCTTCAG GACTCAGGCGAGCCTCCGCTCATTCAGCGGCTGGTGATCCTCATTCATGAAGACCCTCCAGCGGAACTCTGTGGATTTCAG GGAGCTGAGTTGCTGTCAGAGAAGGACCTGAAAAGAGTGGCCAAGCCAGAGGAGCTACAGTGGGACTTAGGAGGTCACAGGGACCTCTCCCCCAACCACTGGGCAGAGATACATCAG GAAGTGGCAAGGCTGTGCACCTTGTGCCAAGGCGTGTTGACCTCTGTACGGCAGGCCATTGAGGAGCTAGAGGGAACAGCAGAACCCAAAGAAGAG GAGGCTGTGGGAATGCCTGAGCCCCTGCAAAAGGTGCTGGCAGATCCTCGGCTGACGGCGCTACAGAGGAACGGAGGAGCCATCCTGATGCGCCTGCGCTCCACCCATAGCAGCAA GCTAGAAGGCCCAGGCCCAGCTGAGCTATACCAGGAGGTAGATGAGGCCATTCACCAACTTGTGCGGCTGTCCAACCTACGAGTGCAGCAGCAGGAACAACGGCAGCGCCTGCGCCAAGTCCGGCAG GTGTTGCAGTGGCTGTCTGGCCCAGGGGAAGAGCAGCTGGCAAGCTTCGCCATGCCTGGGAACTCACTGTCAGTCTTGCAAGAGACAGAACTTCGATTCAGGGCTTTTAGCACAGAGGTGCAG GAGCGCCTAGTCCAAGCCCGGGAAGCTTTGGCACTGGAGGAGGACATTACCTCCCAGAAAGTTCTAGATATCTTTGAACAACGGCTGGAGCAGGTTGAGAGTGGCCTCCACCGGGCCCTCCGGCTACAGCGCTTCTTCCAGCAG GCACACGAATGGGTAGATGAGGGCTCTGCTCGGCTGGCAGGAGCTGGGCCTGGTCGTGAAGCTCTGCTGGCAGCCCTAGCCCTGCGGAGGGCCCCAGAGCCCAGTGCAGGCACCTTCCAAGAGATGCGAGCCCTGGCCCTGGACTTGGGCAGCCCCGCAGCCCTTCGAGAGTGGGGCCGATGTCGGGCACGCtgccaggaactggaaagaagGATTCAGCAGCAGCTGGGAGAGGAGGCCAGTCCTAGAAGCCACCGACGACGTCGGGCAGACAGTGCCAGCAGCGCAGGGGCCCAGCACGGAGCCCATAGCCCTTCACCCAGCCTCAGTTCCCTGCTGCTTCCCAGCAGCCCTGGGCCACGGGCAGCCCCATCACATTGCTCTCTGACCCCATGTGGGGAGGATTATGAGGAAGAAGGACTTGAGCTAACCCCAGAAACAGATGGAAGACCCCCAAGGGCTGTGCTAATCCGAGGACTGGAGGTCACCAGTACTGAAGTGGTAGACAGGACATGTTCACCCCGAGAACATGTACTATTGGGCCGGGCTGGAGGGCAAGATGGACCCTGGGGAATAGGTACCCCTCGAATGGAACGCAAACGAAGCATCAG CGCCCAGCAGCGTCTAGTGTCTGAACTGATTGCCTGTGAGCAGGAGTACGTAACCACTCTGAACGAGCCAGTGCCGCCGCCTGGGCCTGAGCTAACGCCTGAGCTTCGATGCGCCTGGGCTGCAGCCCTGAGTGTCCGAGAGAGGCTTCGCAGCTTCCACGGGACACACTTTCTACAAGAGCTTCATGGCTGCGCCGCCCACCCTCTGCGCATCGGGGCCTGCTTCCTTCGCCAT GGGGACCAGTTCAACCTCTATGCACAGTTTGTGAAGCACAGGCATAAACTGGAGAGTGGTCTGGCTGCGTTCACCCCCTCGGTCAAG GGTTGCATGGAGGGCAGCCCTTGCTTGCCCCGGGCCCTGCAGCAGCCACTGGAGCAGCTGGCTCGGTATGGACAACTCCTGGAGGAGCTCCTGAGGGAAGCCGGGCCTGAGCTCAGCTCGGAACGCCAGGCCCTCAGGGCCGCTGTACAGTTGCTCCAGGAACAAGAGGCCCGAGGCAGAGATCTGCTCGCTGTGGAAGCTGTTCGAGGCTGTGAG atAGATCTAAAGGAACAGGGACAGCTTTTGCATCGGGACCCTTTCACTGTCATCTGTGGCCGGAAAAAGTGCCTCCGACACGTCTTTCTCTTTGAGGACCTGCTCTTATTCAGCAAGTTCAAGGGTTCTGAAGGAGGATCCGAGACCTTCGTTTACAAGCAGGCTTTCAAG ACCGCTGACATGGGGCTGACAGAAAACATCGGGGACAGTGGACTCTGTTTCGAGCTATGGTTTCGTCGACGGCGTGCAAGAGAAGCATACACGTTGCAGGCTACTTCACCAGAGACCAAACTCAAGTGGACAAGCTCTATTGCCCAGCTGCTGTGGAGACAGGCGGCCCACAACAAGG AACTCCGAGTGCAGCAGATGGTTTCCATGGGCATTGGGAATAAACCTTTCCTGGACATTAAAGCCCTTGGGGAACGGACACTGAGTGCCCTGCTCACTGGAAGAG CCGCCCGCACCCGGGCCTCCGTAGCCGTGTCATCCTTTGAACATGCTGGCCCGTCCCTTCCCGGCCTCTCACCGGGAGCCTGCTCCCTGCCTGCCCGCGTCGAGGAGGAGGCCTGGGATCTGGACGTCAAGCAGATTTCCCTGG CCTCAGAAACACTTGACTCTTCTGGAGATGTGTCCCCAGGACCACGAAACAGCCCCAGCCTGCAGCCCCCCAACCCTGGGAGCAGTACTCCCGCTCTGACCAGTGGAGGGATCTTAGGGCTCTCCCGGCAG AGTCATTCCCGAGCCCTGAGTGACCCCACCACGCCTCTGTGA